TTTGTAGTTATCCTCTGTTATATATATTCTACTTGTTTTACTTTGATCCACGTCGATAATTATTGATTATTACCTATTTAACTTTGTTTCCGTAGATTTTTCTTGCGTTGTGTTGGGAAGGAGGTTTCGTGTAcagtttttttcataaatattgtttattacaatgtatttatatgttATTTTGTGCATTTAAGCAGATACAACACAAATCACccatatttattaattcagTTCTAATCATATTTCTTCGATCAATATATTTgccaaattaaaaattaaaacctACATCTAGACATTTTTCGTCTAAAAGTCTCTTTCCCTTCTCATATTTTCCATATACATCTTTCAGGTAGTTTTAGTACTTCTTGATTTTTGTAATCTCTTCTGACTCTTTAttaatagaatttttaaagactacttgaatataaattatccTGAGAAGCTAGTTTCGTTCGATAACACGCATTTAATGTtctctatttttttttcttagttTGTTTGCCATATGTTCTTTAATTTGGAATTTGTAAAAACCTTTCGCCAACTCGCgcactttttaattttcgtTTAGggattatatatatttgcGTAATGGCTTCGTGATAGGGTCCGAATCCCATCTTCTGATGTAATTACTACAGTTTGACttaaaatttagataatttaataattggTTGTTGTGTAGTTATTTAAAGACgatgtatatttttttatttttgttatcgGAATGACTTCAATGTTTATAATATCTCTCCAGAGTTTTCTTTACAATCGAACTATTCATCATCAAATATCCTCTTTTTATGATCTCTGtttaataattctttaGATTATGATTGTCTTTGCGTATTTCTTaagtaattttttgtttttagatATTCTGACCTTAAATTGCGCTGTCTAATCACATATAAGTTTTTTGTCCATAATATGGTATTTGTAAATGGTTTGATCGCACGTTCATTGTATCTTCCGAAATTGATTGACAtctcttattttttaaaatatgcaATGCTGtatgtttatttatctGCTCACTTTATATGAATATGATGTAATCTCCTTGTTCTATGCGTCAAAACCTTGCTTCTAAATGTCATTGCATGGattaatttgataaatatgtaatttttgtaatgcATTTCGATTAAATGCGATGTAAACGTTAAACCTTTGCAATTGACTTataattgtttattatacatttatataattaatttttgctttttcttttttttttgggggGAAAGGGGggtataaataatttttttgttgttaaTACACAAAAACTGAATGTCAATCTCTAGAACTCCGAAGACAATCAATAAAGGCaaatagttataaaaaatgttgtTCGGCTTTTGTAAATGctttattgtttattatgACAAAATAAGTTATTTGcaatatattgtaaaatgGAAAGTTgactaaaattttcaaacaGACACATTCTAtgctataaataatttttcttttgttgTATACTAAAGGCAAAATTTCTTAGTTCttaatcaattttttttaccagCAGATTAATATCagcaaaaatattttgttttcaatTTGAccatatatattattagatAAACCAAAATCACTTCATTCTACtatgtaaaatatcaatttaaatatgacaagatacataatttttttcttttagtGTCACTTAGGgtatttcaaaattaataaattaatataataattttttagccCCAATGAATGTTTTAATCTTTCTAAATACTATTTTCTGCAGTTCGCTGTTTTTTGAAAACAGTATAATAAACGAATATGATAGTTTGAGAGGAAGGGCTATAcaattagaaaatttaatagtACTAATAAGAGACGAAATTAGAGAAGAAATGCCCCAAATGCTGGAATATTTAACAGAATCAAGGAACGAAAAGATTTTGATGGCATTTATCAAGTATAATGAATCACTTTGTTTATGCAATGTTGGATTTCTTTTGGACCAAAAGTTCAATGATTtcataaaagaaaatccaACAAAAGATtcgttttataaaataaaagtggCTTTAGAAAGACTTtcagattttttttttgcatttaAGTCATcacataattattttatgaaaattgtTTGTTATGATTATAAGGAAAATGAAAACAAACACTTTGATAACCGCTTAAGAACTATAAATGGAATTTACCAATATTTCAGAGAAGAATTAGAAGAAgcactaaaaaaaattgaagaaaTGAAGAttgaaattaatataaagattgaataaattaaaatatttctctaatcatttttttgcGTCTTTTGTCgtgtttcattttttttcgtttcTTCAAACAAATAAACGATTCTATATTTAAGTTACCAATTTAATCCGTAAAACAATTTTGCGGGTTATTAAAGTACATTAGCTGacaaataaacataattatatagtaacaatatattaaataattagaaaaaacaaaaaagctaattaatttttgatcGGTTGAGTACAATAATTTGCATCACAAATGATATCAAGTAACTTTTATATAAAGTTTAGCACTTTCGCCTTCGTGATAggaatattgtaaaaataatactttatgacaaaaaaaaatttaatacaaacacataaaagaattttattaatttta
The DNA window shown above is from Vairimorpha necatrix chromosome 7, complete sequence and carries:
- a CDS encoding putative SP-containing protein — encoded protein: MNVLIFLNTIFCSSLFFENSIINEYDSLRGRAIQLENLIVLIRDEIREEMPQMLEYLTESRNEKILMAFIKYNESLCLCNVGFLLDQKFNDFIKENPTKDSFYKIKVALERLSDFFFAFKSSHNYFMKIVCYDYKENENKHFDNRLRTINGIYQYFREELEEALKKIEEMKIEINIKIE